The following are encoded together in the Capsulimonas corticalis genome:
- the fliE gene encoding flagellar hook-basal body complex protein FliE, with protein MMNLFSPIAASGTISPAGLGQAAASLMGGAGDPNALTPSFSQTLVSAMNSVNTAQNHAGALAQDFAVGKTSDIHGVMIASEQATVALQMTTQIRNKVVEAYQEVMRMSM; from the coding sequence ATGATGAACTTGTTTTCGCCCATTGCGGCTTCCGGTACGATATCGCCCGCCGGCCTCGGACAAGCCGCCGCCTCGCTGATGGGCGGCGCCGGCGATCCCAACGCTCTGACTCCCTCGTTCAGCCAGACCCTGGTTTCGGCGATGAACAGCGTCAACACAGCCCAGAACCACGCTGGCGCGTTGGCTCAGGACTTCGCGGTGGGAAAGACCAGCGATATTCACGGCGTGATGATCGCCTCCGAACAAGCCACCGTCGCCCTCCAGATGACGACTCAGATCCGCAACAAAGTCGTCGAAGCGTACCAGGAAGTCATGCGGATGTCGATGTAA